From the genome of Solanum lycopersicum chromosome 12, SLM_r2.1:
gttgttgtcttcTTGTCTTAATGGCTAATAACATCTGCATCACTTCCTTCATCTCTGGCCTATTTTGTGGGTTTACATCCCAACATTTCTTCATTATATCTGACAATGCTGTTGGACAACTTTTTGGTATCTCAGGCCTTCGATACTGAAATTTACATACAAAACAACTCCTTAGTTAATTtgacaattaattaatgacAAGCTAGGGACAAGTAAGCAATTAGTAAAGTACCTTGTAAATTTGATGTGAGATTTTACTATGAGAAATGTGTTGAGGGTATGGAAATAAACAAGCATACATTTCCCACAAGCAAATTGCAAAGCTGTAGACATCACATTTATGATCATATGACGAACCGCTCAAAACCTCAGGAGCCATATAACCCATAGTTCCACTTGTTCCAACCATCATAGGAGAATAAAACTTACTAGAGATTCCGAAATCAATTATCTTCACTCTTCCATTTTTGTCAACAAGTAAATTTTTAGTCTTCACATCTCTATGAACAATCTTGTTGGAATGAATGTAATTCAACCCTTTAGCAACATCTAATGCAACTTGTATAGTTGTATCCAAAGGCAATTTCTTCTTCAATATTGTATGTTTGTAAAGATAGGATTGAAGAGTACCTCCACCAACATATTCCACAACTATGCAACAATATCCATTTGTACTTAGTACATTTGcacattttttacattttattttaatctttgaCACATTCGTCTTCTTTATAGCTCCAATGAACTgcacaaaattaatatatttcagCTGATCATTtgcaaataagaaaattaattatgtaaatatatatacatactacCTCAGCAATATTGGAGTGTTGAAGATTGCACCAAATAGAAACTTCTTGCATGAATACCTCTTCCATCCGCtttttttctattgaatcatCTCTCAAATCAAACATTTTAACTGAAATTCATCATGtgtgttaattaaaattttgataaatacatATTACTTTTTCAACCTCTCTAAGTTTCCCATGATAACATGGtaaaattacaatattcaaGAAACATAACAATCACTATATAGTCATTCTAATAACAATATTTCTAAGAAACCTAACACTAATAAAATTTTACTATAATCATTCTAACAACAATATTCAAGAAAAAGTAACCGTCAGATATATAGTTTTCAAGAAAAGTAaccctaatatatatatatttttactataatCATTCTTACaacaatattcaaaaaatgtaaCCCTGATATATATAGTTTTCAAGAAACGTAACCCCTATATATAAAGTTTTACT
Proteins encoded in this window:
- the LOC138340609 gene encoding serine/threonine-protein kinase 54-like — its product is MNKIRCVEAANMKKKKEDWELDPSKLTVGHLIDFGGYGAVYKGIYDDKEVAVKMFDLRDDSIEKKRMEEVFMQEVSIWCNLQHSNIAEFIGAIKKTNVSKIKIKCKKCANVLSTNGYCCIVVEYVGGGTLQSYLYKHTILKKKLPLDTTIQVALDVAKGLNYIHSNKIVHRDVKTKNLLVDKNGRVKIIDFGISSKFYSPMMVGTSGTMGYMAPEVLSGSSYDHKCDVYSFAICLWEMYACLFPYPQHISHSKISHQIYKYRRPEIPKSCPTALSDIMKKCWDVNPQNRPEMKEVMQMLLAIKTRRQQQQL